cctatagaaaaacttttaaaaaacgcaccatttagtagtttgaaaaacgtgcatgTGGAAAAAGAGAAAGGTGAGTCAGGAAATAATGGGGAAGAACACATCCAAAGGTCATACCAGCAACTACCACGAAAGCTTAAGTAACACTGAGCATGGAGCATCCAATTTTTGTCTTCTTCCAACATCACAATCAAATTGTCcttcaagaagaaaagaaacatcCCGCACCACTATCGGGATGCTTACAACTGTATGGAgcatcccttttttttttcccagacGAGTTGCAATGAAAATATGTCTTCGATCGTTTTACAATTTACAGCACACTGACAAAGCTGACATCGCTGGGACTAGGGTGCACAACCTCGACCTGATGGGCTGCGCTATGCGCGCTCGCTGGGTCTGGTCAGCCCGCACAGCGGCTGAGAAACCGTGGCAAGGTCTGTCCATGGCGGTCTCTCAACgtgaaaaggaataagttcactttgggtctctttatttgtcgtccagtccgattttcgtcccttgaccataaaaccgggtacgacccatcccccaactttcgaaaaccgggcaaacgagatccttcggcggttttgaaggtggttttggctgacgtggcgtctacgtggcttgtttgactagttatccgtcccacgtggcattgatgtggcgctgacgtggcaattatatattggaaaaacattaaaaatcgtgggcccacatgtcagccacagaaaaaaaataatttaaaaatggtgggtcccacatgtcagctaaaaaaataaatatggtggggcccacgtgggcctcaCATGCCATTCTCAAATGACCAAATCcaatcctcttcttcctcctctctccggctctccccatctctcctccctcctctcgccaGGCGGCGTCCAGCACGGCAGGCGACGGCGGAccacggcagcggcgggcggcgcggagaTGGACAGCGCATGGccagcggcgggcgacggcgcgcgaggcgtgtggggtggcggcggccatctctctctTGCGCGCCACTCGCCTAGCCgtccgccgcccttctccccggTGGTGAGGCCTACGCCGTTCGCCGCGCTCTCAGCCTCCACGTGCCCGATGGCGATGGCCTgcttcgccgcctccaccgccgtgtCCCCGCCCTCGCCGTTTGGAGATGAAAAGGCCCATGATCTTGATACCGACCTACTACTACATCCACGGCAGCAAGCTACTCCAGCCAGCAACACTAGCAGGCTGCAACAGCCATTGACTTCGAGTTGCTACGGACAAACGAGCGAGCCAGACATCACCTCGGCACCAAACTGTTAGCGTGATATATGTACATGTGTAGTTTCCGGCTTCCTTCCTATCCTCCCGATTCTGTTGCTATAAGTCGGTTGAGTAGATATGGTTGGTTATACCTATATATGTACCCACTCCGTGATTAATTCAATCTATTGCGTTGAGTCATTTCTTCTCACATGGTATCAGATTCCATCTAGCTTCCGCACACTTCCTCTCTCCCGGCGTTTCTCATGGCGCCGCCCACCCTCCTCCCTGACTCCGCTCGCGCGGCCCTCGACGACGCCGTccaagccgtcgccgacgccgtccgCACGTCCTTTACTCCCCGTGAAGGCAGCGCCGTCGACCCTGCCACCGGGTCCTCCGTTGCCAACCTCGCTGCAAACCGGGCCTCCAAGGCAGCGCATGCCGCTCTCTCCGACGCCCTCACCGCGTTTGTCCTCTCCACCAACATCGATGGATCGCCGATATCTGCTTCCTCCTCGGCGTCTACCTCCGATACGGTGCTCTCTTCCTTGACTTCATCCTCGACCTCGACGTCGGCTCCGGTTTCTTCCTCGACTCCGCCCGCCCCGGCAGTTCCTCCTCCAACTTCATCATCACCGGATCCTGCGGTGTTGCTCCTGCCGGCCCTGGAAGCCATCCTCGACCCGGTGCGGTTTCCTGGCACTCCTCAACAGCCTTCACGGTGCCCACCTGCTGCGCCGGCGCTCGGCCCCGACGCCCTCGCGGCCCTCCATGCGCAGGCCGTCTCAGTCCTCAACATCAAGGCCCTAGTTCCCATCACCCTCGACGTCGCTACCGCCAACTTCACGCGCTGGCGCGGCCTCTTCCTCATCGCCCTCGGCAAGTATGCGTTGACGGCACACGTTCTTTCCGACGAGCGCCGCCCCGACCTCGCTGAATGGATCCAGATGGACTGCGTGGTGCTAGGTTGGCTCTATGGCACCATCTCCTCCGATCTGCTTCAAGAGGTCATGTCGCACGACGCCACCGCCCGCTCGGTATGGCGCGCCCTTGAGCTACAGTTTCTCGGCTACTGTGAGCAGCGCGCCCTCAACCTCACCACGGAGTTCCGGACCTTCCACCAAGGCGACCTTTCCGTCAACGACTACTGCCGGCGCATGAAGACGATGGCGGACTCACTTGGTGACCTTGGCGATCCTCTCACCGACCGTGCTCTGGTTCTTGCTACTCTCAATGGTTTGAATGAAAAGTTTGATACCTTGCGTAGCCTCGTAACCATGCAGCGTCCTTTCCCGTCCTTCGCCGACGTTCGCTCGCAACTCTTGTTAGAAGAACTCACCAAGGCCAGTCGCCCCTCCGGGCAGTCCaccgtcctcctcgccggcgcttcTAGAGGCAAGCCGCCATCGACGCCCAACCCTGCCCACGTCACCGGCTACGGCGCGGGCGCGTCCGGCGGCTCCGGCAACAGCTCCAACAACAAGAatcgccgtcgtcgcggcggcggcagtggcaacagcggcggcgggacgaacaccggcggcggcggcggcggcggcaacacaCCATGCGGCCCCAAGACTCCAGCGCAaggctgtcacgcccagaaatttaccccaaatttccagaccattttgcgtattaaatccctgtccaggaccagccagggtacacaaaacgacaagtaatatacagttccaaacgtaaataaagcgtaaaatacttacagaagaggcacttagtcctcacacagaaacaaaagcagcaacagcggaaaaaggcgatcctagcggggcttcagctccactccacaggcaaaactcaactggggtctgagccttggtcctctaacttcgtcttcagctcagaagcactacacttctgaaaaggggggataatagcaaggctgagtacaaccaccgtacttagcaagccacaccaacgatgcagacgtgcaaggggatacaaggaggggtttgtggctatttgcataaaggcggttgtaaaatattttgttgagcaaaacagtaacaCTGTTGAATAATTAAGGTAAATtagatctccactgatcaacgctacaccacgttgaacaggcccaaccaacccacctatactacagtgcattgggtcgatttattaagtgtgagactaatcacggtgaatctggtcaatcgcccataaccgcgggcacggctattcgaatagttttactctggccagaggtgcacaactgtacccacaagacacaacccaccgacatgtcaccgcgtcatcatgtgcccatgatgcacacgtcaccatgtcgagtgattgtgacgagacccttcgcataaccctcccctaaccatccacaccacgctaaggtttcacccccacccctcaaaaggcagtgggcggtcccctcttgcgccgcggtgaatccggcagctggacaaccggacaccccggccgacccaactccatcacgcccaccctcgccaccggtgcctaggaaagggtcgagctatacttcagatcaagcagtttacccactcccgcttgtggcaagcgctgtaagtcttccagggtttcccgtgaaccggtccttaattgccatgggtgcgactcacaaaaccatgcacccacagcccaccatttagtcgcattttagttggataattacgaccataaaacatggctagatgtctcgagcacgcggctcaacaagatactagaatgtctaatactgcaattatcccatcgactgagctagtggtaattaagcatggctaagcatatagttctagctaggtcatcaaagtaacacaagctaggcgatttattacccacggttgacaaaggacagatatcaagtaaacatggcacaagcgagcagataggtaaaccctgatcccatgtaattagcaaaacatgcatatttatttgcaaacggtaaaacatttataaattgggaacaacatgctcaaggggaatgtgtgacttgccttgcttcttcacttggattttctgaactcttttcctcgcgaccgcgatcTTCTGAAaggacggattctacacgctggcacgcaaaacgaggaaaaactctaataaaaaccaaggaaacagtacataaaaagtaaacaaacatgtagagctcaattttagatgaattttgcaagttgaatggctcaattcggagttcgaatgaattagatatgaattttagaaggttttGAGCCATTAAATTAATATCTATAATTATTaccgaattattgcgcaattattaaatattttcacaaaggaaaaggactgccgctgacgtcagcaagagagggggccggcgccgacaagcgggtcccaccggtcagcgacacaagggcgccggtccaccatggaccgggaccaccgaggcggtccaccgccggtccacgggaaccgacggtccggatcggcccaaGCCGATCGGGCGGCCAGGGGCGGCGCGACTGGGCACAGCACGGCACAAAGCCAGCTGGCCaaacgacggcgcgcggcggcgcggccacccgcggcgacggccggcaaCAGCTCCCGTGGGCGAAAGCGGCGCACGCGAGagagcagcggcgcggcgcggcaaggGGGAGGCGACACCACCGGCAACGGCGCGGGCACGGAGCGCcggagcgcggcggcagcgacccggtcggacggccaccggcggcggcagcgcgtcgCGAGGACGCccgggaggcggccgacgaaggggaggaaaagggagagggaggggagtgctCACCGAGATGCACGACGGCGAAGGAGCGGCCGACGGCAAGGAACGGTGGCGACGGGGCTCCTCAGGAAGACGACgcgacggagctccggcgacgggCGTCGCTCGGGATGGGGCGGACGGGCTCGGCCTCGATCTGAGGTAGATAAAGGAGGGGTTAGAGAGGGGAGGACTGGTGCGTGGTGACCGGTAACGACTGCCGACCGCGACAATATGAGAAGGATCTCACCGGCgaccgaggaaggaggagctccggcggatttccggcgaagaggggcggcggccgaggtcctcctcgtccttgcggagctgagggaggcaacggcgcgggtcggcgtcgaccgaggcggcggcgcgacgcggctggagtcggcggcggcggcggagagaggtggTTCGCGTGGCTACGGCGCTACGGAGGTGGAGGGGGGAAATGGAGCGGTGGCCGAGCTTGCCCGGGCGGTGGcaaagctggcggtggcggcggagcagtgtggcggcgaccctagcgacgggaaacggcggccggagttcgccgaagtgtggcggcgcgcgggagcggcgtggggagagcgagggagagagtgCCGGGCTCGGGAAACAAGGGGAAATGGACGAGGGGAGCACGGGGGTGCTTGTTATGGGCTCGGGAAGGCGGGATCGAGGCTGGACGTGGCGGAATCggccggcgaagtggggcgccgacgtggggtggtggaggggttaaccggcgccgattttcgcggggagagtggggggaaaggtggaggaggtggaggggatcgATTTCACGCGCTCGTGGGGCGGGGTGGGGCGCGGGAgccgcggcgtcgtggggcgaatccggcggccatggcggcggttggggcgacgggaggttggggaagaagatgacaggtggggcctcgggtcccacctgtcggggagagagagaggggaaaacgggcgagggaggtaaagcagacttgagggagagagagagccgagcgggccgagggagaaggccggcccgagagggagagaaaaggggcgcgcgggccgcgggagagaaggaagacttgggccgaaaatggcccaaagagaggaagggggattttatttgttttctttttattttaattgatgcaatgatctttgtgctattaaaactatttctcgagctccgaaaattcacggaaaattccggagagtacattagggcacaaagaatattacaaaatattcccggccaatgatttttaaagggaaaattttaattctcccaataattcacttggataaattgcttaactttttatttaatttctaggaaatgcattattaaatgatttttaattccgaacgaaaatcggggcgttacaaaggCGCACCGGGCCAGGCCGGCTGGCCCACTCCCGCGAACCCCTGGGCCGGCACTATCCACATGTGGCCGGGTCCAGCGGGGCGCGGACTGCTCGGCCCACGACCACAAGGCGCTCCTTTTGCTGGCGCGGCGTTCAATGGGCCGCCGAACGGCCCAATCGGCGTGACGCCGGTTGCCTACCAAGCCACCTTCCCGCAGGCCCAGCTCCAAGTCGGCCTGTCTTCCTCAAGCCAGCCGAGCACACCTCACGGGCCGGCGCAGCCCATGGGTTGGTTTCCTGGTGCACCAACACAATGGGACCAATTCCTATCCTCCCGATTCTGTTGCTATAAGTCGGTTGAGTAGATATGGTTGGTTATGCCTATATATGTACGCACTCCGTGATTAATTCAATCTATTGCGTTGAGTCATATCTTCTCACACAAACAATAATGCACCCCGATGGATAGCAACGGATACAATTCGATGACGCGCAATAATGGCGGCAACGACGTCCCGCCGTGTCGTCAGGTCGCCGCAGGCGACCAGACGATGTCCTTGAGCGCCGGCCGGAGCTCTTCGCTGCAAAACGACTGGTACTCCATGGCGTCGCCGCCATCCCTCTTGACGTCCACCAGGACCACCACGAGCAACGACGGCGCCATGCTGAAGACGTCGATCGGCCGCCACGGCGAGCCgcaccccgcgcgcgccgctcctCGTCACGCGCGTGGGCGTGGCGCCGCCCGTTGTGAGCGCATCCAGCCGCGCGACCACGCCGCTTGCCGCCTCCCGTGTCGCGAACCGcgtgccgcccgcgcgcgccgtggCTCGCCCTGGCAACGCGGCGGGGTCATGCTCGAACAGCGGCGACAGGTCGAAGCCCTCGGACAGGGAGATCAGGTGGAACCGCGTGCAGACCTCGGGTGGCATTGCCATGTGTGTACCGGCGTCGGCACGAGGTCGGCGATGATGGGGCGTAGGACGGGCGCCGTCTTCCAGAACCACGGCGTCTCGAAGAGGCCAGGGATGGTGATGCGGGTGCCCGGGTTGGGATCGAGCAGCATCTTGATGAGCTTTTGCCGTAGCGCTGGCTGCCGGACCTCCCCAGATCTGCCTTCACGCGGACCAGTGGCGCTCCGGTCAGGGGGCAGCGTCGACCAtgccctccgccaccgccggagctcgcctgctccgccgcccaccTGCACCGTCCGCTGCCcgggaaggggagagagagaggggaaagggaagaagaaaaagagggagagggaagaagagaggagtgtggctgacatgtggggccacatgggccccactattttaaaattatttttttacagctgacatgtggggccacgctttttattatttttccgagatataattgccacgtaagcgccacgtcaatgccacgtgagatgaagacctagtcaaacaagccacgtagatgccacgtcagccaaaaccgccttcaaaaccgccgaggaaCCACGTTTAACAgattttcgtaagttgggggatgggtcatacccggttttgcggtcaaGGGACAAAAATCggactggacgacaaatagagggacctaaagtgaacttattccacgtGAAAAAGATCTGGTTGCAGCCTCAACCCCTTTTCTGGGAAGATCACTGGTTGGGAGGAACAAGCATCAGATCGATCGCGCCGTCGATTTACGACATGGTTCCCAAGAGGATTCGCCGTCAAATATCGGTGGCTGATGCTTTGCGACACAGAAGTTGGGTTCGCTACGGATTGAGGGGGCAGATTCTTGGAATACCTGCACTTATGGTCTGCCGTCTCAACCACGACCCTGATCGTCAATCAGCCAGATAAGTTAATTTGGACTTGGACAACCACAGGATGTTACACGGCTCGATCGGCGTATCTGGCAATGTTCATTCATTGGAAGAGAAAAATTCCCAGTGAACTTGGTCTGGAGGAACAAAACGCCGCACCGCTGCCGATACTTCATGTGGCTTGTGGCTCATCGTCGTTGCTGGACAGCGGATCGACTGAGGCCGCGAGGCTTGCCTTCCTCACCCGGCGAGGTGTGTGCTTTGCGACCAGCACGACGAAACGATTGACCACATCCTGATCTTCTGCCCGGAATCCGCACAATTCTGTTGGATTGTGATGAATGCCATTGGGCGCCCGGATCTCTTCCCCGCTTCTTGTCCCAGTCTGGACCTTCTTTCCGCTGAAACTGCTCCTCCAGCGCTTGATGGCATCCAAACAAGATGAATGTCTCAAGTGATACAAGAAGACCACTCCAGGGCAGTGACCTCAACTGACGGCACTGATCGATCTTCAGAAAACGAAGCGAGCAAAAGTCATCCATATCATGAAGCTGCAACAGATCAGAGCAATCAATAACATACAGCTTTGTAAGGGAAACAAGATCACACAACCCTTCCATAGATGATAGGCCAATGCAAGATCATAGGTTCAGTTCCTTCAACGTTGTCTGGTGGCCAGATGTTGCATCACCTGAGGGCAGTGGTACAAATCTAATTTCTGAAGTCATGGCATGCCACCTAGATCTGGTATGAAGCAGCTTCCAATTTCCGTTCGAGTGCATCTTCTCCCCGTCGACTCTAGATAAACTCTCCCATTTTGCATATGGAATCATTCATGAAAACAGAATTGCTGAACCCGACAAATGTTTTCACGAGCACCAGAACCTCTTTCTGAAAATTGACAAgagaacaaaaaataattaaagcAGAGACATGGAATCATGGAGAGGAAGATGCTAAACACTTAAACTGAGCACATAGCATGACCTTACACAGGATGACAGGAATCATAAGATTAACCTGTGCATTGTATTTTGCAGCTGGGAGCCTGCACTTTTTTGCAGATCACTAGATCAAAAGCAACATGGCAAAAAATGTACAGGGATATTACACAACAGTAATGAGCCAAATATAATTTCTGTGAATGGCAGACAATAGGCATGTTGAGAATTAGCCATCCCTCTAGCAATCCAGCACATATTGTACATTAGTTCGTACAGACAGTATGGTTAAAAAGGCCATCTCATGTTTGAATCTCTGGTGTATTTAACTAGTCAGAAAAATACATATGATGTAATGCATACCCGATTATCCATctgatttcaaacaaaaaataCATACTCAgttctttccaaaaaaaaataaaagaaactcCACCAGAACCATGGTCCTGATGTTCAAAGGTGCACATACATTGCATCCTGTGGAAGAGTACAAACTGTAAGCAATGACTGATGAATGTTCTGCAGCTCATAAAGAGTAGTTTAGGAGCGAAAATGCACAAACCTCATAATAAATTGGCCTGGTTAAAATGGAACGCATAAATGAATTTTATGACAGCTTATCTGCACAGTTAATGCCCAGCCATGGGCAAGCACAAGCTGACTAACAGCACCGGTGCGCAGTGTGCCCAGTGGCCAAGTTGCAATCAATGCCACAAGTGCTAGATTCCCAGATAACTCACTGAAGAAAACTGGAAGAGCTTGCTGCAGAATCAGTTGGATGCAGTAGACTGGTCTGGATTGACCACTCGATCATATCATTCTCGCGAAGTACTTCCTCAGCTATATCTGCAAAAGGTTGGCACTAACACGAATCAGTCGGTTACTTGGTTGTGGTAATATTTAGCAACAAACAAATTTCTAGATTTATCCTCATCAAAATTGTAGTGGTGATGGATTACCTTCAGTATCTTCCATCGATTTATCAGCATAGAAACATGACGGCAACATGGCATACTTCTCCCACTCAATGCCATGTTGCCATTCAAACTGCTCCTCTAGCAATGGATGACATCCGCTCAAATACAAAAAGTTAAGGGTCAGAGGAAGACCGTCTTCAGGTAAAGAAACAAGTTCAGGGCAATTGTGTATGATCATGACTCTAAGGGAGAAGAAGTCAACCATCTCAGGCAGAACCACTAACTTCAGGCAATTTCTGATCTCCAGTTTGGTGAGGAAAGAAAGGTTTTTCAGGCTCCTCAGTGATACCAGTTTGTTGCAGTGCTCTATAAGCACCTGTGTCAAGGTTGTTAGGTTTCCATCCTCAGGTAGTTCCTTCAATTCGGGGCAATTATTTATGATCAAGTTCTGGAGAGCAGGAAAACAACCAAAGTCCGGTAACAATGTTAAGTTGGGGCAGCTTATAAATTCCATTCCAGTTATCCTCAGAAATGTGCTAGGAGAATCAGAGAATCCAGGGATATACGGTCCCTTTGGGAGGTTGTGCCTTCGATCTCTAAGCCCATCGTTTGATATGCCTGCTCCATCAAAGCTGATGTCTGCAGATTCCATAGATTCCAGATAATGAAGACGTAAATCCAAAAGGCCGGTTAAGCTAATCTCTCGAGTAACACATGTGTCCAAGCGATGATCAGTATGCCACATGCAAATGATGGATTCGAGCACTTTCAATTTTACAGGTGGAGGGAAGACTGGTGGCAGCTCTTTCAGCTTTGGGCACCTCCTGATGAATACAACCTGAAGAACAGGAAAAGCATAATCGACTGAACACCAATCTGCCAGTTCTGGCAATTGTGTTAATTGTAGTGTTTCCAGGGAGGGAAAACCAACATCCCCATAGAAAGATGTGTCTATACACTCCAATGCGTTCATTGTATCAATATGAAGCTCCTTGAGACATGGTAGCTGACCTAAAGGTGGAAGCAACTTCCAACATGTGCAATCATGGATGTTAATGTGTTCCAATCTAGATAGCCAGTTGAACTCTAGCCAAGACGGAGATTTATAACCTGGGTATCCATCAACAGTCAGTTCCTTAAGGCCAGGGTGAGGTCTTAAAGCATTGAACACATCATACTCTTTATCTGACTTGCTATCTGCATTAGAAGAATCCCATTGCAGCTTCAATCTAGATATTTGACTCTTGTTGGCTAACTGAGCATTAGCTGCCTCATCCTTGTTATTCACATTCTCAAGAGACGAAATTACAAGAAATTCCTGGAGTTCATTCATGTCCTTTAGAATCTCTAATCCCTGCACTTTCGctttttcaacacaaaattctCCGACTGCCCGAAGAAATGGTATATTCCCCGCAGAAGCCAAATCAACAAGAAGGTCCGTATGAATATCAATATAAAATATGCTGCTGAGGTTATCCAGATTTTTTGGGAAGATGACAGGTCCTGTATCCATAAAACATGAATGTGGGTGTACGGATAACATTTGCAAATGATAAAGACTGCAGAGTGATTCAGGTAGAGGATGGTTAGTGTATGGGAGAATTAAGCACCTAAGGTGTATCATATGATTTAAGTCAGGTGAATGTCTTAAGCAGCAACCTGTCAAATCCAATAATCTCAAGCTCTTGAACTCTTTGAAAAAATTTGCTTCCACACAAACTCGTGGGCAAAAACACCTGTCTTTATTCCAGATTATTAGTGTGCGCAGCCTTTGCAACTTACAGGTGCAAAGTAGGTCAATTCTTTCAGCCAGTATGGACAGATGCCGAACTGCTGGCGGGATCTCTTCAGGTTCATCAACATCTAATCTGTAGCACTCACCATTGGATGTGTGGAAAGCAAGATCGTTCATGAGGTCATGCATAACATAATGTACTGTACCTCCGTACTGAAGTGCCTGGAAAAATGATCTAGAAAACAACTCATCAAAATAACTTCTCCCGGTGCTTCTCAAACTTCCATAGGTGTGTCCATGATCCTGAATAAATTCATGAGCTATCCACATATTCACCAATATGCCAGGCTCAAAATAATAGCCTTTTGGGAACAAACCACAGAATGAAAAACATTGCTGAAGGTGCTCTGGCAAGCATTCATAGCTTAGACGTAAAATTGTCATAATATCTTTCTCATTTGATAAACCATTTTTTAGAACTCGATTCCATTCATCATAGTTGAAGTTTAAACTAAGATGCCCAGCAACGGCCTTTATTGCTAATGCTGAGCCATTCAACTTTTGCACAATGCATTCACCTATAGACTTCATTTCTTGATGTTCATTTGGATCTCTAGTGCTGAATGCACATCTTCTGAAAAGTTCCCAGCTATCTTCACTCTCTAGACCACTCAAAGAGAACGGAGTGGTACAGCCTAATGTATTTGCAACAATATCCATTCGAGTTGTAACTAAAATCTTGACTCCTTTCACCCCATGCCGTAAAGGAGCAAATAATTCTCTCCATCTATCAGCATTTATAGGCCCTCCAACCTTTTCATCATACCAAACGTCATCCAACACAAGTAAAAACTTCTTCATTTTTACTTTGTTCTTGAGTTCTTCTTGGAGCATGCTAAAATTGAAATTTGTTAGGTCAATGGTCTTATCAATAGATGTTAGAATTTCTTTGGTGATTCTGACCTTATCAAAGACATGTGAGACACATATCCATGCCCTCATATCATAATTATTCTCTATTCGTTTATCATTGTAAATAAGTTGAGTTAAAGTAGTTTTTCCAATTCCACCAGTACCGACTATGGTTATTACCTCTGGTGATACTGATATTGCTCCTTCAGTTCTTGACTTAGGTATGTCTGCTTGTTC
The Oryza sativa Japonica Group chromosome 6, ASM3414082v1 DNA segment above includes these coding regions:
- the LOC4341545 gene encoding putative disease resistance protein At3g14460 isoform X3 → MATLSLATGVGWVVSPVIKLMVEKVQSYISTQYKWQSNLEDDLKKLETILTEILLVVGTAERRRTLDCNQQTLLHQLKDAVYDAEDILDEFDYMLLKENAEKRNLRSLGSSSISIAKRLVGHDKFRSKLRKMLKSLIRVKECAEMLVRVIGPENSSSHMLPEPLQWRITSSFSIDEFVVGRQKERDELVNRLLEQADIPKSRTEGAISVSPEVITIVGTGGIGKTTLTQLIYNDKRIENNYDMRAWICVSHVFDKVRITKEILTSIDKTIDLTNFNFSMLQEELKNKVKMKKFLLVLDDVWYDEKVGGPINADRWRELFAPLRHGVKGVKILVTTRMDIVANTLGCTTPFSLSGLESEDSWELFRRCAFSTRDPNEHQEMKSIGECIVQKLNGSALAIKAVAGHLSLNFNYDEWNRVLKNGLSNEKDIMTILRLSYECLPEHLQQCFSFCGLFPKGYYFEPGILVNMWIAHEFIQDHGHTYGSLRSTGRSYFDELFSRSFFQALQYGGTVHYVMHDLMNDLAFHTSNGECYRLDVDEPEEIPPAVRHLSILAERIDLLCTCKLQRLRTLIIWNKDRCFCPRVCVEANFFKEFKSLRLLDLTGCCLRHSPDLNHMIHLRTCHLPKKSG
- the LOC4341545 gene encoding putative disease resistance protein RGA4 isoform X2; translated protein: MATLSLATGVGWVVSPVIKLMVEKVQSYISTQYKWQSNLEDDLKKLETILTEILLVVGTAERRRTLDCNQQTLLHQLKDAVYDAEDILDEFDYMLLKENAEKRNLRSLGSSSISIAKRLVGHDKFRSKLRKMLKSLIRVKECAEMLVRVIGPENSSSHMLPEPLQWRITSSFSIDEFVVGRQKERDELVNRLLEQADIPKSRTEGAISVSPEVITIVGTGGIGKTTLTQLIYNDKRIENNYDMRAWICVSHVFDKVRITKEILTSIDKTIDLTNFNFSMLQEELKNKVKMKKFLLVLDDVWYDEKVGGPINADRWRELFAPLRHGVKGVKILVTTRMDIVANTLGCTTPFSLSGLESEDSWELFRRCAFSTRDPNEHQEMKSIGECIVQKLNGSALAIKAVAGHLSLNFNYDEWNRVLKNGLSNEKDIMTILRLSYECLPEHLQQCFSFCGLFPKGYYFEPGILVNMWIAHEFIQDHGHTYGSLRSTGRSYFDELFSRSFFQALQYGGTVHYVMHDLMNDLAFHTSNGECYRLDVDEPEEIPPAVRHLSILAERIDLLCTCKLQRLRTLIIWNKDRCFCPRVCVEANFFKEFKSLRLLDLTGCCLRHSPDLNHMIHLRCLILPYTNHPLPESLCSLYHLQMLSVHPHSCFMDTGPVIFPKNLDNLSSIFYIDIHTDLLVDLASAGNIPFLRAVGEFCVEKAKVQGLEILKDMNELQEFLVISSLENVNNKDEAANAQLANKSQISRLKLQWDSSNADSKSDKEYDVFNALRPHPGLKELTVDGYPGYKSPSWLEFNWLSRLEHINIHDCTCWKLLPPLGQLPCLKELHIDTMNALECIDTSFYGDVGFPSLETLQLTQLPELADWCSVDYAFPVLQVVFIRRCPKLKELPPVFPPPVKLKVLESIICMWHTDHRLDTCVTREISLTGLLDLRLHYLESMESADISFDGAGISNDGLRDRRHNLPKGPYIPGFSDSPSTFLRITGMEFISCPNLTLLPDFGCFPALQNLIINNCPELKELPEDGNLTTLTQVLIEHCNKLVSLRSLKNLSFLTKLEIRNCLKLVVLPEMVDFFSLRVMIIHNCPELVSLPEDGLPLTLNFLYLSGCHPLLEEQFEWQHGIEWEKYAMLPSCFYADKSMEDTEVPTFCRYS
- the LOC4341545 gene encoding putative disease resistance protein RGA4 isoform X1 → MATLSLATGVGWVVSPVIKLMVEKVQSYISTQYKWQSNLEDDLKKLETILTEILLVVGTAERRRTLDCNQQTLLHQLKDAVYDAEDILDEFDYMLLKENAEKRNLRSLGSSSISIAKRLVGHDKFRSKLRKMLKSLIRVKECAEMLVRVIGPENSSSHMLPEPLQWRITSSFSIDEFVVGRQKERDELVNRLLEQADIPKSRTEGAISVSPEVITIVGTGGIGKTTLTQLIYNDKRIENNYDMRAWICVSHVFDKVRITKEILTSIDKTIDLTNFNFSMLQEELKNKVKMKKFLLVLDDVWYDEKVGGPINADRWRELFAPLRHGVKGVKILVTTRMDIVANTLGCTTPFSLSGLESEDSWELFRRCAFSTRDPNEHQEMKSIGECIVQKLNGSALAIKAVAGHLSLNFNYDEWNRVLKNGLSNEKDIMTILRLSYECLPEHLQQCFSFCGLFPKGYYFEPGILVNMWIAHEFIQDHGHTYGSLRSTGRSYFDELFSRSFFQALQYGGTVHYVMHDLMNDLAFHTSNGECYRLDVDEPEEIPPAVRHLSILAERIDLLCTCKLQRLRTLIIWNKDRCFCPRVCVEANFFKEFKSLRLLDLTGCCLRHSPDLNHMIHLRCLILPYTNHPLPESLCSLYHLQMLSVHPHSCFMDTGPVIFPKNLDNLSSIFYIDIHTDLLVDLASAGNIPFLRAVGEFCVEKAKVQGLEILKDMNELQEFLVISSLENVNNKDEAANAQLANKSQISRLKLQWDSSNADSKSDKEYDVFNALRPHPGLKELTVDGYPGYKSPSWLEFNWLSRLEHINIHDCTCWKLLPPLGQLPCLKELHIDTMNALECIDTSFYGDVGFPSLETLQLTQLPELADWCSVDYAFPVLQVVFIRRCPKLKELPPVFPPPVKLKVLESIICMWHTDHRLDTCVTREISLTGLLDLRLHYLESMESADISFDGAGISNDGLRDRRHNLPKGPYIPGFSDSPSTFLRITGMEFISCPNLTLLPDFGCFPALQNLIINNCPELKELPEDGNLTTLTQVLIEHCNKLVSLRSLKNLSFLTKLEIRNCLKLVVLPEMVDFFSLRVMIIHNCPELVSLPEDGLPLTLNFLYLSGCHPLLEEQFEWQHGIEWEKYAMLPSCFYADKSMEDTEDIAEEVLRENDMIEWSIQTSLLHPTDSAASSSSFLQ